Part of the Candidatus Aegiribacteria sp. genome, AGTTCTAATAAAAGAGGACGGGTTTGAGCAGAAAAAGGAACCAGGAGAAAGAATGCAGATATGTTCTTTTCTCTGGGTCTATTATGGTTATCCGGCTTCAAATTACGAGGGAATCAATGTAGAGGATGTCCGCAACAGATGCGGTGAATGCCTGGCAAAAAGAGATGATGTGGAAGTTGATCTGATAGCAGGTATACCCGATTCGGGTACAGGCCATGCTGTAGGATACGCAAACTATTCCGGTGTTCCGTATAGACGCCCATTTGTCAAGTATACGCCAACCTGGCCGCGCAGTTTCATGCCGCAGGATCAGAAAGTAAGAGATATAGTAGCGAGAATGAAACTTATACCCATTCGGGAATTGATTCAGGATCAAAGGCTTCTTTTCTGTGAGGATTCAATAGTAAGAGGTACTCAGCTGCAGGACACAGTTAAGCGGATATTTGACGCTGGAGCCGCTGAAATACATATGAGGCCTGCGTGCCCACCGCTGGTTTTCGGATGCAAGTATCTTAATTTCTCGCGATCGAGATCAATTCTGGATCTGGCAGGCAGGAAAGCGATAAAAGAACTGGAGGGATCTGGAGATATAGTACCCGATGAATATCTTGATATTAACTCTGAAGAATATGCGGAAATGGTGGAAAGAATACGGAGGAGGCTCCGCCTGACTTCACTTTCCTACCAGAGACTTGATGACCTTGTAGAGGCGATTGGAATTCCAAAGGAAAAACTTTGTACGTACTGCTTTGATGGAAGTGAGTAACGAATTGTAAGGAAGGTATTTTGGAAATAGAAGTAAGAAAACCGGATAAAACTGAGATTGATAAAATGGAAGTATTTTCATGGCCGGTCTGGACCTGCGAAACTTCTGAATTCGATTGGTGTTATGATGCTCGTGAAACATGCTTTCTACTTGAAGGAAGCGTAACAGTCACTACAGATTCCGGTAAAGTTTCATTTGGTTCCGGGGATCTTGTAATATTCCCTGAGGGATTATCCTGCAGATGGAAGATTCATGAGGCGGTTCGGAAACATTATAAATTCGGCTGAGGACGGAGATAGCTCTGGTATACGGAAATACAATAACATTATCTACAAAGGGATTTTCAGATATCATAAATATTACAGATGATGTTGAATCAGCGATAGAATCATCCGGAATAACTGATGGTCTGGTTGCGGTTACCGTTATCGGTTCAACTGCCTCAATCACTACGATTGAGTACGAACCGGCTCTTGTTCTGGACATGAAAGAGCAGCTTGAGAAAATGGTTTCTCAGACAATTCGCTCCAGACATTCAGAAACCTGGGGTGATGATAATGGTTTTTCTCATCTGAGAGCTTCTCTTATGGGACCCGGGATTACACTGCCGATTGTTAACGGAAATATTCTTACCGGAACCTGGCAGCAGATTGTGCTTATAGATCATGACAACAGACAGCGCTCGAGAAAAGTCAGAATTCAGATTATCGGTGAGCGGGAATCTTGAGGCTTGAAAGGGTTTAAGTGAAGAATATTCTAATACTGATAATACTCATTTCTCTATCATACGGAGAAGTTCCCTCGTATATGATCTATTGCAATCAGGAAGATTACAACCAGATGATCACCTACTGGTATGATGAGAATATTGAGATAGACTGTACTGTAATACATGATGATACACTATATACCGATGCAAGATTGCGCCTTCGCGGAGACAGCTCAAGAGGTTATCCGAAGAAATCCTACCGAATCACTTTCTCAGAGCAGGACCCGCTTGACAACAGAACAAAATGGAATTTCAACAGCGAGTATATGGATCACACGTATATCCATTCCTGGCTCTTCGCGTGGATAATGGAACAACTCGAATATCCATGCTTTGAAGTCGATCACGCAAGAATGTATGTAAATGACAGCTATATAGGATTGTACATTAAAACGAATCCGGTTGATGAGCAGTTTCTTATAGATAACGCTCTCGATCCACAGGGAAATCTTTACAAGGCCGCAATAGACGGCGCATGTCTCAGCATCTACGACAATGTTGACGAGTTCTGGGACAAGAGAACGAATGAGAATGAAGGCTGGAATGATCTGTATGAACTTATCGATTATCTTGATCAGGTTCCACCTGAAAGTTTTCATAATGACATAAGTGAGTGGTTCAACGTTAACAGACTTCTGACAATTGTAGCAACGAATACTCTGACCAATAATTTCAGTACTTATTACCATAATTACTTCATGTACCACGATGTTCAGGGTTCCGGCGTCTGGACAATGATGTCCTGGGATGTTGACAAGACGTTCGGTGACTGGATTACCCGCCCCTTCAG contains:
- a CDS encoding amidophosphoribosyltransferase; translation: MGGFFGVVSKKSCTEDLFYGTDYHSHLGTMRGGMAVRSHQGIHRVIHDISNAQFRSKFEDDLSEMEGWMGIGVISDFEDQPLIIGSHLGKYAIVTVGVINNIDELVSKVFEKRAGHFSEMSGAEINPTEVVAMLINQEESFTAGLTHAQEEIEGSCSILLLTGEGIYASRDRFGRTPISVGRKSDAMAVTFETCTFPNLEYEYVHNLGPGEIVLIKEDGFEQKKEPGERMQICSFLWVYYGYPASNYEGINVEDVRNRCGECLAKRDDVEVDLIAGIPDSGTGHAVGYANYSGVPYRRPFVKYTPTWPRSFMPQDQKVRDIVARMKLIPIRELIQDQRLLFCEDSIVRGTQLQDTVKRIFDAGAAEIHMRPACPPLVFGCKYLNFSRSRSILDLAGRKAIKELEGSGDIVPDEYLDINSEEYAEMVERIRRRLRLTSLSYQRLDDLVEAIGIPKEKLCTYCFDGSE
- a CDS encoding cupin domain-containing protein — protein: MEIEVRKPDKTEIDKMEVFSWPVWTCETSEFDWCYDARETCFLLEGSVTVTTDSGKVSFGSGDLVIFPEGLSCRWKIHEAVRKHYKFG
- a CDS encoding secondary thiamine-phosphate synthase enzyme YjbQ, whose amino-acid sequence is MVYGNTITLSTKGFSDIINITDDVESAIESSGITDGLVAVTVIGSTASITTIEYEPALVLDMKEQLEKMVSQTIRSRHSETWGDDNGFSHLRASLMGPGITLPIVNGNILTGTWQQIVLIDHDNRQRSRKVRIQIIGERES